A DNA window from Rossellomorea marisflavi contains the following coding sequences:
- a CDS encoding cysteine desulfurase family protein, with the protein MNRIYLDHAATSPVHPAVIDEMMTVMQGTFGNPSSIHSFGREARSIVDHSRSIAAASIHADHNEIIFTSGGTEADNMAIIGAAMKNRERGNHIITTEIEHHAVLHTCQNLEKQGFEVTYLPVDETGRISVDAVKAVLREDTILVTIMFGNNEVGTIQPISEIGHLLKDHQALFHTDAVQAYGLQELHVGELGVDLLSVSGHKINGPKGVGFLYCRKDVDILPLAHGGEQERKRRAGTENVPGIAGLAKAIEIASSSMEEKRTRYAGFKEILKGNLDESGISYEENGSLEHGLPHVLNLSFAGTDVESMLVNFDMSGIAVSSGSACTAGSIEPSHVLVAMFGGDSEKIRNSIRFSFGFGNTEEDIVRAADEAVKIIHRLTT; encoded by the coding sequence ATGAACAGAATCTACTTGGATCATGCGGCAACGTCTCCCGTTCACCCTGCGGTGATCGATGAGATGATGACGGTCATGCAGGGAACGTTCGGTAATCCGTCGAGCATCCATTCGTTCGGCAGGGAAGCACGCTCTATCGTGGACCATTCCCGTTCCATTGCTGCAGCATCGATTCACGCAGACCATAATGAAATCATCTTTACAAGTGGCGGTACGGAGGCTGATAACATGGCGATCATCGGGGCTGCCATGAAGAATCGGGAGCGCGGGAATCATATCATCACTACCGAAATCGAGCATCATGCCGTCCTCCACACATGTCAGAACCTAGAGAAACAGGGGTTCGAGGTGACCTATCTGCCCGTAGATGAGACAGGCAGAATCAGTGTGGATGCCGTGAAGGCCGTCCTGCGTGAAGACACGATCCTAGTCACCATCATGTTCGGGAATAACGAAGTGGGGACGATCCAGCCCATCTCCGAAATCGGACATCTTCTGAAGGACCACCAGGCACTTTTCCATACGGATGCCGTGCAGGCCTATGGACTTCAAGAGCTGCATGTCGGCGAATTGGGTGTCGATCTTCTTTCCGTTTCAGGGCATAAGATCAATGGACCCAAAGGGGTTGGCTTCCTCTATTGCAGGAAGGATGTGGACATCCTCCCCCTCGCACACGGCGGTGAACAAGAGAGGAAGCGCCGCGCAGGGACAGAGAATGTTCCTGGAATCGCCGGGCTGGCCAAAGCCATTGAAATAGCCTCTTCATCCATGGAAGAGAAGCGCACACGATACGCAGGATTTAAAGAGATCCTCAAGGGGAACCTCGATGAATCCGGTATTTCTTATGAGGAAAACGGATCGCTTGAGCACGGGCTTCCTCATGTGCTAAACTTGAGCTTTGCCGGCACAGATGTTGAATCCATGCTGGTGAATTTTGATATGTCAGGAATCGCCGTATCAAGCGGATCTGCTTGTACGGCTGGATCAATAGAACCATCTCATGTACTGGTGGCGATGTTTGGAGGGGACTCGGAGAAGATCCGCAACTCCATCCGCTTCAGCTTCGGATTCGGAAACACGGAAGAAGACATCGTGCGGGCCGCAGATGAAGCGGTGAAGATCATCCATCGTCTCACGACATGA
- the cymR gene encoding cysteine metabolism transcriptional regulator CymR, giving the protein MKISTKGRYGLTIMIELAKRHGEGPTSLKTIAQQHDLSEHYLEQLVAPLRNGGLVRSIRGAYGGYVLGHEPKDITAGDIIRILEGPISPVEGIEDEEPAKRELWIRIRDAVKDVLDNTTIEDLASHTDDGESDAYMFYI; this is encoded by the coding sequence ATGAAGATATCCACGAAGGGCCGGTACGGCTTGACGATCATGATCGAACTGGCCAAACGCCACGGTGAGGGACCGACATCCCTCAAGACGATTGCGCAACAGCATGATTTATCAGAACACTATCTTGAACAACTGGTTGCTCCGCTTAGGAACGGCGGGTTGGTCAGGAGCATCAGGGGTGCTTATGGAGGGTATGTCCTCGGCCATGAACCTAAGGATATTACCGCAGGTGACATTATCCGGATCCTCGAGGGGCCGATCAGCCCTGTTGAAGGGATCGAGGACGAGGAGCCTGCCAAGCGTGAGCTCTGGATCCGCATCCGTGATGCCGTGAAGGACGTGCTCGATAATACAACGATCGAGGATCTCGCCAGTCATACAGATGACGGAGAATCCGATGCTTATATGTTTTACATCTAG
- a CDS encoding tetratricopeptide repeat protein has protein sequence MDKNAKGIELLQQGKVEEAVQIFTEAIEENPTDPVGYINFGNVLMSVGDPEKAKRFFERAMEVDPEAGAAYYSLGTLHFNQGDYDHAKDQFERAITKGMENADVHFMLGMSLSQLDQPKLALPYFQRSVELNDQDVEAFFQLGLSLAKVEAYTEAIAAFNNVLSLDPEHADAYYNLGVANLVHESNTDQALAFFHKAIELQPDHELAQMGVATVDMIKKEESE, from the coding sequence ATGGATAAAAATGCAAAAGGTATTGAACTGCTGCAACAAGGGAAAGTGGAGGAAGCCGTTCAGATCTTCACAGAAGCCATCGAGGAAAATCCGACGGACCCGGTAGGCTACATCAACTTCGGGAATGTCCTCATGTCGGTTGGAGACCCGGAAAAGGCGAAGCGCTTCTTCGAGCGTGCGATGGAGGTCGACCCGGAAGCGGGTGCAGCTTACTATTCACTTGGTACGCTTCACTTCAATCAAGGGGACTATGATCATGCGAAGGACCAGTTCGAACGTGCGATCACAAAAGGGATGGAGAATGCGGACGTCCACTTCATGCTGGGTATGAGCCTCTCGCAGCTCGATCAGCCGAAGCTTGCCCTGCCTTATTTCCAGCGCAGTGTCGAGCTGAATGATCAGGACGTAGAAGCCTTCTTCCAATTGGGCCTTTCCCTTGCAAAAGTGGAAGCCTATACGGAGGCGATTGCAGCCTTCAACAATGTGCTATCACTTGATCCGGAGCATGCGGATGCCTATTACAATCTCGGTGTCGCCAATCTGGTCCATGAGAGCAATACAGATCAAGCGCTTGCCTTCTTCCATAAGGCCATCGAGCTCCAGCCTGACCATGAACTTGCCCAGATGGGCGTTGCGACGGTGGACATGATCAAGAAAGAAGAGAGTGAATAA
- a CDS encoding AI-2E family transporter yields MATNYAKWLYRLTITFVASLLLYVLFLLKPVWQPVLDVLFFAALPFVIGAFIAYLLHPVVEKLHELGIHRGIAILLIYLLFFGSIGWGIYKGTPAIIHQIDDLSQNAPVLTDQYNRGLTYIQYKTATWPEGIQSMLDKRINGLEAWVTGLAAVVLAILMKFMNSLLIIAIIPFVSFYLLKDAVKVKRFFIRLTPRKWRESSASFLKDVDASLGGYIRGQLLVCLIIFGVSTSALWLVGMKYPLILGLIIGVTNVIPYFGPIIGAIPAVLVASTISLHMVIYVVIIVLVLQFLEGNILSPLIVGKTLHMHPLFIMSALIIGGEVQGVIGMIVAVPALAIIKVAILHGRTHFIHSRQKEKAGH; encoded by the coding sequence ATGGCTACCAATTATGCGAAATGGCTTTATCGATTAACCATTACCTTTGTTGCCTCATTGCTATTATATGTCCTTTTTCTGTTGAAGCCGGTATGGCAACCCGTCCTTGACGTGCTCTTCTTCGCGGCCTTGCCCTTTGTCATCGGTGCGTTCATCGCGTACCTGCTCCATCCCGTGGTCGAGAAGCTTCATGAACTCGGGATTCACCGTGGGATCGCCATCCTCCTCATCTACCTTCTGTTCTTTGGCAGCATCGGGTGGGGGATCTATAAGGGGACACCGGCCATCATCCACCAGATCGACGACCTGTCTCAAAACGCCCCGGTATTGACCGATCAATACAACAGAGGGCTCACCTACATCCAGTACAAGACCGCCACGTGGCCGGAAGGCATCCAATCCATGCTCGATAAGCGGATCAATGGGCTGGAAGCATGGGTGACGGGCCTTGCCGCCGTCGTCCTTGCCATTCTGATGAAGTTCATGAATTCCCTTCTGATCATTGCCATCATCCCGTTTGTATCCTTTTATCTGCTGAAAGATGCGGTGAAGGTCAAGCGGTTCTTCATCCGACTCACTCCCCGCAAGTGGAGGGAAAGCAGTGCGAGCTTCCTCAAGGATGTGGATGCATCATTAGGCGGATACATCCGAGGGCAGCTGCTCGTCTGTCTGATCATCTTCGGTGTGTCGACATCCGCCCTCTGGCTCGTCGGAATGAAATATCCCCTCATCCTCGGCCTGATCATCGGGGTGACGAATGTGATTCCATATTTCGGACCGATCATCGGGGCCATTCCGGCGGTGCTTGTAGCGAGCACGATATCCCTTCACATGGTGATCTACGTGGTGATCATCGTCCTGGTCCTGCAGTTCCTTGAAGGGAATATCCTGTCTCCCCTGATTGTCGGGAAGACGCTGCATATGCACCCCCTCTTCATCATGAGTGCATTGATCATAGGCGGTGAGGTCCAAGGTGTGATCGGCATGATCGTGGCAGTACCGGCCCTTGCCATCATCAAGGTCGCCATATTGCACGGCCGGACGCATTTCATTCACTCCCGTCAAAAAGAAAAGGCGGGACATTGA
- a CDS encoding replication-associated recombination protein A: protein MSIKPLAFKMRPRTIDEILGQQHLVGEGKIIDRMVKAKQLSSMILYGPPGIGKTSIASAIAGSTQYRFKTLNAVTNNKKDIQIVAEEAKMSGKVILLLDEVHRLDKGKQDYLLPYLENGMITLIGATTSNPYHAINPAIRSRCQIFELKPLSPDEMKQAIHRAIEDEERGLGTYKLDVSKEAIEHFASSSFGDVRSSLNALELAVLSTSPDADGVIHITLSIAEECLQKKSFSHDKDGDAHYDVISAFQKSIRGSDANAALHYLGRLVEAGDLPSIARRLLVIAYEDIGLASPQAGPRTLAAVETAEKIGFPEARIPLANAVIELCLSPKSNSAISAIDSALSDIRKGKSGEVPAHLKDAHYQGAAELGRGVEYKYPHDHESGWVKQDYLPDRIKNARYYQPKKTGKFEQAIGQVYENINKHR from the coding sequence ATGTCGATAAAACCACTCGCTTTCAAAATGAGGCCGCGGACCATCGATGAGATCCTCGGTCAGCAACATCTTGTAGGGGAAGGCAAGATCATCGATCGGATGGTCAAGGCGAAACAACTGTCATCCATGATTCTGTATGGACCACCGGGAATCGGGAAGACGTCGATCGCCAGTGCCATTGCCGGGAGCACCCAGTACCGGTTCAAGACATTGAATGCGGTCACCAATAATAAGAAGGACATTCAGATCGTAGCAGAGGAAGCCAAGATGTCGGGCAAGGTCATCCTCCTCCTGGACGAGGTACACCGCCTAGATAAAGGAAAGCAGGACTACCTCCTTCCTTATCTTGAAAATGGCATGATCACCCTGATCGGTGCGACCACGAGCAACCCTTATCATGCCATCAACCCTGCCATCAGGAGCCGGTGCCAGATATTCGAGCTGAAGCCACTGTCCCCGGATGAAATGAAACAGGCCATCCACCGGGCCATCGAAGATGAAGAGCGTGGACTCGGAACGTACAAGCTCGATGTCAGCAAAGAAGCGATCGAGCATTTTGCCAGCAGCAGTTTCGGTGATGTCAGGAGCTCCCTGAACGCATTGGAGCTCGCCGTGCTCTCCACCTCTCCTGATGCAGATGGAGTCATTCATATCACCCTCTCCATCGCAGAGGAGTGCCTGCAGAAGAAAAGTTTCTCCCACGATAAGGACGGCGATGCCCATTATGATGTGATCAGCGCCTTTCAGAAATCGATCCGGGGAAGCGATGCAAATGCCGCCCTCCACTATCTCGGAAGACTGGTGGAAGCAGGAGACCTGCCGAGCATCGCCAGAAGATTGTTGGTCATCGCCTACGAAGATATCGGGCTTGCCAGTCCCCAGGCAGGGCCCCGCACCCTTGCCGCCGTGGAAACGGCTGAGAAGATCGGGTTCCCTGAGGCAAGGATCCCGCTCGCCAATGCCGTCATCGAACTTTGCTTGTCACCCAAATCCAACTCCGCGATCTCTGCCATCGATTCAGCCCTTTCCGATATCCGGAAAGGAAAAAGCGGCGAAGTGCCCGCCCATCTCAAGGACGCCCACTACCAAGGGGCGGCCGAGCTTGGCAGAGGGGTTGAATATAAATACCCGCACGATCATGAATCGGGCTGGGTCAAACAGGACTACCTGCCGGACCGGATCAAAAACGCCAGATACTACCAACCAAAGAAAACAGGAAAGTTCGAGCAGGCCATCGGCCAGGTTTATGAAAATATCAATAAGCACAGGTAG
- a CDS encoding ABC transporter permease has translation MFNLIRNEWMKIFKRVGTYVMLGLLVAIIGITGATSKYLDSQTKVSDDWKKNVQTQIAEDKEMLKGNMPGYMKEETEKSIAINEYRLKNDLKPYEKSNVWSYVEDNAYLVMFVGLFTIIVSAGIVASEFTWGTIKLLLIRPISRSKILISKYITVLLYGLSQLVVLFVVSFLLGLILFGGIGESAHLAYVDGAVVEQNMVWYLIKTYLLKTIDVAMMATMAFMISAVFRSSSLAIGISVFLLFMGSNLTSLIAMKFDWAKFSLFANTDLTQYTGFQPPLVKGMTMGFSITMILVYFVIFQVLAFVFFTKRDVAS, from the coding sequence ATGTTTAATTTGATCAGAAATGAATGGATGAAGATTTTCAAGCGTGTCGGTACATACGTCATGCTGGGCCTCCTCGTGGCCATCATCGGGATAACGGGAGCAACAAGCAAGTATCTGGACAGCCAAACGAAAGTTTCGGATGATTGGAAGAAAAACGTCCAGACTCAGATTGCTGAGGATAAGGAAATGCTCAAAGGGAACATGCCCGGCTATATGAAAGAAGAAACGGAAAAGAGTATCGCCATCAATGAGTACCGTCTTAAAAATGATCTGAAACCTTATGAAAAATCAAATGTGTGGTCATATGTAGAAGACAATGCTTACCTCGTGATGTTTGTTGGATTGTTCACCATCATCGTCTCTGCCGGGATCGTGGCGAGTGAGTTCACATGGGGAACCATCAAGCTCCTGTTGATCCGCCCGATTTCTAGGAGTAAAATATTGATCTCTAAATATATCACGGTCTTATTGTATGGATTGAGCCAGCTTGTCGTCCTGTTTGTGGTTTCATTCCTCCTGGGTCTCATCCTTTTCGGTGGGATCGGGGAATCAGCGCATCTTGCCTACGTTGATGGAGCTGTCGTGGAACAAAACATGGTATGGTACCTCATCAAGACCTATCTATTGAAAACGATCGATGTCGCCATGATGGCAACAATGGCCTTCATGATATCCGCTGTGTTCAGAAGCAGCTCCCTTGCAATCGGGATTTCTGTCTTCCTGTTGTTCATGGGATCGAATCTTACCAGCCTGATTGCGATGAAATTCGACTGGGCGAAGTTCAGTTTGTTCGCGAATACGGATCTCACGCAGTACACAGGATTCCAGCCTCCGCTTGTGAAGGGGATGACGATGGGCTTCTCCATCACGATGATTCTCGTTTACTTTGTGATTTTCCAAGTGCTCGCTTTCGTCTTCTTTACGAAGCGTGATGTGGCTTCATAA
- the recD2 gene encoding SF1B family DNA helicase RecD2, producing MSQQDSLQLFGDEELYVKGRHLVTIFHNEDNMYSVVRIRVEETNDEDYSDKEAVVTGHFPKLHEDETYSFFGRFQDHPKFGTQFHADHFKKEIPQSKQGIVHYLSSDLFSGIGTKTAEKIVEHVGENAITKILENPSVLDEVPKLPKEKAKTIFDTLSEHQGLERVMIMLNDFGFGPQISMKIYQAYKEQALEIIHNNPYKLVEDIEGIGFNRADELGSKIGITGSHPDRIKAGCLYTLEQMCVKQGHVYLEAEELIVSVKELLEKSQSERIEFEEISAQVVALEEEGKVAGEGTKIYTPSLYFSEKGIVSNIERILAQTDYEDQFPQSEFLLSLGSLEDRLGVQYAPSQREAIQTALMSPMLLLTGGPGTGKTTVINGIVELYADLHGCSLDPKEYKDEPFPVLLAAPTGRAAKRMTESTGLPAMTIHRLLGWNGKEGFQTDEERTIEGKLLIVDEVSMVDTWLAHQLLKALPENIQVIFVGDEDQLPSVGPGQVLKDLLESGRVPTVRLTDIYRQEEGSSIIDLAHQMKDGRLPHDLVKQQKDRSFFPCRTNQIAEVVQKVVENAKKKGFTPKDIQVLAPMYRGPAGIDRLNVLLQEIFNKNDGTRKEIAFGDVKYRIGDKVLQLVNQPENNVFNGDIGEVVSIFYAKENTEKQDMVIVSYEGTEVTYTRQDLGQITHAYCCSIHKSQGSEFPIVILPVVKSYYRMLRRNLLYTAITRSKQFLILCGEEDAFRMGVEREEDIIRKTTLKERLQSMEDIVPADEAPFDLMNVDPMIGMEGITPYDFMT from the coding sequence TTGAGCCAGCAAGACTCTTTACAATTATTTGGAGACGAAGAACTGTATGTCAAAGGACGCCATCTTGTCACGATTTTCCACAATGAAGATAATATGTACAGCGTCGTGCGCATCAGGGTGGAAGAGACCAATGATGAGGACTACAGTGATAAAGAAGCCGTGGTCACGGGCCATTTCCCGAAGCTTCATGAAGATGAGACCTATTCGTTTTTCGGTCGATTCCAGGATCACCCGAAGTTCGGCACGCAGTTTCATGCCGATCACTTCAAGAAGGAGATCCCCCAATCGAAGCAGGGGATCGTCCACTATCTATCGAGTGATCTGTTCAGTGGAATCGGGACGAAGACGGCTGAAAAGATTGTAGAACACGTCGGGGAGAATGCCATCACCAAAATCCTCGAGAATCCATCGGTCCTCGATGAGGTGCCGAAGCTTCCAAAGGAAAAGGCCAAGACCATCTTTGATACATTATCCGAGCATCAGGGTCTTGAGCGGGTCATGATCATGCTGAACGATTTCGGATTCGGTCCCCAGATCTCCATGAAGATCTATCAGGCCTACAAAGAGCAGGCACTTGAGATCATCCACAACAATCCATATAAACTGGTGGAGGATATCGAAGGGATCGGCTTCAATCGTGCCGATGAACTGGGTTCAAAGATCGGCATCACCGGCAGTCATCCTGACAGGATCAAGGCGGGCTGCTTGTATACGTTGGAGCAGATGTGTGTGAAGCAGGGTCATGTGTACCTCGAGGCGGAAGAACTTATTGTAAGCGTGAAGGAACTGCTGGAAAAGAGTCAGTCCGAGCGCATCGAATTCGAGGAGATCTCTGCCCAGGTCGTGGCGCTGGAGGAGGAAGGGAAAGTGGCTGGAGAGGGAACGAAGATTTACACCCCTTCCCTTTATTTCTCTGAAAAGGGCATCGTCTCGAATATCGAAAGGATCCTTGCCCAGACCGACTATGAGGACCAGTTCCCCCAATCGGAATTCCTCCTTTCCCTGGGATCGTTGGAGGACCGTTTGGGCGTGCAATATGCCCCCTCGCAGCGCGAAGCCATCCAAACGGCACTAATGAGCCCGATGCTCCTTTTGACGGGAGGACCCGGAACGGGGAAAACCACCGTCATCAACGGGATCGTCGAGCTGTATGCCGATCTTCACGGGTGCTCGCTCGATCCGAAGGAGTATAAAGACGAACCGTTCCCGGTGCTTCTTGCTGCACCGACGGGAAGGGCCGCCAAACGGATGACGGAATCGACGGGGCTGCCTGCCATGACCATCCACCGGTTGCTGGGCTGGAATGGGAAAGAAGGGTTTCAGACGGATGAAGAGCGGACCATTGAAGGGAAATTGCTGATCGTCGATGAAGTATCGATGGTGGATACATGGCTTGCCCATCAGCTTCTGAAGGCCCTTCCTGAAAACATCCAGGTGATCTTCGTTGGCGATGAGGACCAGCTCCCTTCCGTCGGACCTGGACAGGTGCTGAAGGATCTATTGGAATCGGGCAGGGTGCCGACGGTGCGATTGACGGATATTTATCGTCAGGAAGAAGGCTCTTCCATCATCGACCTTGCCCATCAAATGAAGGACGGACGTCTGCCTCATGACCTTGTGAAACAGCAAAAGGATCGCTCTTTCTTCCCTTGCCGTACCAATCAGATCGCCGAAGTGGTTCAGAAAGTCGTGGAAAACGCGAAGAAGAAGGGTTTCACACCCAAGGATATTCAGGTGCTGGCCCCGATGTACAGGGGCCCTGCCGGTATCGACCGGTTGAATGTCCTCCTCCAGGAAATCTTCAACAAGAATGATGGAACCAGGAAGGAAATCGCCTTCGGGGATGTGAAATACCGGATCGGGGATAAAGTGCTGCAGCTTGTCAATCAGCCCGAGAACAATGTCTTCAACGGGGATATCGGTGAAGTGGTTTCGATCTTCTACGCAAAGGAAAACACAGAGAAGCAGGACATGGTCATCGTTTCCTATGAAGGCACGGAAGTCACCTATACGCGTCAGGATCTCGGACAGATCACCCATGCCTACTGCTGCTCCATCCATAAATCCCAGGGAAGTGAGTTTCCCATCGTCATCCTTCCGGTGGTGAAGAGCTATTACCGTATGCTCAGGAGAAATCTTCTATATACGGCCATCACCAGAAGCAAACAGTTCCTTATCCTGTGCGGGGAAGAGGATGCGTTCCGTATGGGGGTCGAGCGGGAAGAGGATATCATAAGGAAAACGACACTGAAGGAAAGGCTTCAATCCATGGAAGACATCGTTCCAGCAGATGAGGCTCCCTTCGATCTCATGAACGTGGACCCCATGATCGGGATGGAGGGCATTACGCCGTATGACTTCATGACGTGA
- the mnmA gene encoding tRNA 2-thiouridine(34) synthase MnmA: MKKEPKDTRVVVGMSGGVDSSVAALLLKEQGYEVIGVFMKNWDDTDENGVCTATEDYDDVIRVCNQIGIPYYAVNFEKQYWDKVFTYFLDEYKAGRTPNPDVMCNKEIKFKAFLDHALKLGADYLATGHYAQVEYRDGEYKMLRGVDNNKDQTYFLNQLGQDQLEKVMFPLGGIDKKKVREIAKEAGLATATKKDSTGICFIGERNFKDFLGNYLPAQPGNMETLDGKVMGKHDGLMYYTIGQRHGLGIGGAGDPWFAIGKDLERNVLYVGQSFEHPALYSDSILATDVHWTSNDPKRESFTCTAKFRYRQDDNAVTVIPQEDGTVSVVFDEPIRAVTPGQAVVFYNGDECLGGGTIDTIYRNQEKLTYVG; encoded by the coding sequence ATGAAAAAAGAACCGAAAGACACACGGGTGGTCGTCGGGATGTCAGGTGGGGTGGACTCATCTGTCGCGGCGCTCCTACTGAAAGAGCAGGGCTATGAAGTCATCGGCGTGTTCATGAAAAACTGGGATGATACCGATGAAAACGGCGTCTGCACCGCAACGGAAGATTATGATGACGTCATCCGCGTCTGCAATCAGATCGGCATTCCGTATTATGCGGTCAATTTCGAGAAGCAATACTGGGATAAGGTCTTCACCTATTTCCTTGATGAATACAAAGCGGGACGTACACCGAACCCGGATGTCATGTGCAATAAGGAAATCAAGTTCAAAGCTTTCCTTGATCACGCACTGAAGCTTGGTGCAGACTATCTTGCCACAGGGCACTACGCACAGGTAGAGTATCGCGACGGAGAATACAAAATGCTCCGTGGGGTCGATAACAACAAGGATCAAACCTACTTCCTCAATCAGCTCGGGCAGGATCAGCTGGAGAAAGTCATGTTCCCGCTGGGCGGCATCGACAAGAAGAAGGTTCGTGAAATTGCGAAGGAAGCTGGACTTGCCACGGCAACAAAGAAAGACAGCACGGGCATCTGCTTCATCGGCGAACGGAACTTCAAGGACTTCCTCGGAAACTATCTTCCTGCACAGCCAGGTAATATGGAAACCCTGGACGGAAAAGTCATGGGTAAACATGATGGACTCATGTACTACACCATCGGACAGCGGCATGGCCTGGGAATCGGCGGCGCCGGCGACCCTTGGTTCGCCATCGGTAAAGACCTTGAGCGCAATGTCCTCTATGTGGGACAAAGCTTCGAGCATCCGGCCCTGTACTCCGATTCGATCCTGGCAACGGACGTTCACTGGACATCGAATGACCCTAAACGGGAATCCTTCACATGCACAGCGAAATTCCGCTACCGTCAGGATGACAACGCGGTGACGGTCATCCCTCAGGAAGACGGCACCGTATCCGTCGTGTTCGACGAACCGATCCGCGCCGTCACACCGGGACAGGCCGTCGTTTTCTACAACGGAGATGAATGCCTCGGAGGAGGAACCATCGACACGATCTATCGCAACCAGGAAAAACTCACATACGTGGGATAA
- a CDS encoding protein-glutamine gamma-glutamyltransferase: MIHLIEGNPMDPKSLPDEQRAIYEALNNSPMDYEFPSKAQLKFEIDLRSHILHNARKINEGDSEFSAFADSRFNPAFWIKTPYGYELRRGRLPSDAIRDVFINSALYSFECVTTIVLIYYKSILDSIEPSIFNDLYSHLFIWGSNYNENLWMETYRGVDRIPGDVYYFYNPDYADPIWMGENSVYMADDLYFGHGIGMVTHKGMIEALDTLRVKGAKKSAYLLNQVTRLNSARFYPYRR, translated from the coding sequence TTGATACATTTGATTGAAGGAAATCCCATGGACCCGAAAAGCCTCCCCGACGAACAGCGTGCCATCTACGAAGCATTGAACAACTCCCCCATGGATTATGAATTCCCGTCAAAAGCCCAACTGAAATTTGAAATCGACCTGAGATCCCATATACTCCACAATGCCAGAAAGATCAATGAAGGAGACTCGGAATTCTCCGCTTTCGCCGACTCCCGATTCAATCCGGCTTTCTGGATCAAGACCCCTTATGGATACGAGCTCAGGCGCGGCCGTCTTCCGTCAGATGCCATCCGTGACGTCTTCATCAACAGCGCCCTGTACAGCTTCGAATGCGTAACCACGATCGTCCTGATCTACTATAAAAGCATCCTTGATTCCATTGAACCATCAATATTCAATGACCTTTATTCCCATCTGTTCATCTGGGGATCCAATTATAATGAAAACCTGTGGATGGAAACGTACCGCGGCGTCGATCGCATCCCCGGCGACGTGTATTACTTCTATAATCCCGACTACGCAGACCCCATCTGGATGGGAGAAAACTCCGTTTATATGGCCGATGACCTTTACTTCGGCCACGGAATCGGCATGGTTACACACAAAGGGATGATTGAAGCCTTGGACACCCTGAGAGTCAAAGGCGCAAAAAAATCCGCCTACCTTCTCAACCAGGTGACCCGGTTGAACTCAGCAAGATTCTACCCCTACCGGCGATAA
- a CDS encoding YrzQ family protein: protein MNRTFSSIVGFGAGIAASIYSQRSNIMNRKQMKRFRKQVKKLF from the coding sequence ATGAACAGGACGTTTTCATCGATCGTTGGGTTCGGTGCAGGCATTGCCGCCTCCATCTATTCCCAAAGGTCCAACATAATGAATCGCAAGCAAATGAAGAGATTCCGCAAACAAGTGAAGAAGCTCTTCTAA